Proteins encoded by one window of Aphis gossypii isolate Hap1 chromosome X, ASM2018417v2, whole genome shotgun sequence:
- the LOC114130449 gene encoding zinc finger protein 239-like → MEHQKTYIEEKSYQCDVCGKSFTRKSHLKVHRRTHTGEKPYQCNVCEKSFTYHNSVIIHQRTHTGEKPYQCDVCGKSFSQNFDLKVHHRTHTGEKPYYKCNVCCKSFNYSNSLKYHQRTHTGEKPYQCDVCDKSFAQNFDLKVHYRIHTGEKPYQCDMCGKSFARNTHLKVHRRTHTGEKPYQCDMCGKSFTQNIHLTAHHRTHTGAVE, encoded by the coding sequence atggaacATCAAAAGACATACATAGAAGAAAAGTCATATCAGTGTGATGTGTGTGGTAAATCGTTTACACGAAAATCTCATCTGAAAGTACACCGTCGAACTCACACGGGAGAGAAGCCATACCAGTGTAACGTTTGTGAAAAATCGTTTACTTATCATAATAGTGTGATAATTCATCAACGAACGCACACAGGAGAGAAGCCATATCAGTGTGATGTGTGTGGTAAATCGTTTTCTCAAAATTTTGATCTAAAAGTACACCATCGAACTCACACGGGAGAGAAGCCATACTACAAGTGTAACGTTTGTTGCAAATCGTTTAATTATAGCAATAGTTTGAAATATCATCAGCGAACGCACACGGGAGAGAAGCCATATCAATGTGATGTGTGTGATAAATCGTTTGCTCAAAATTTTGATCTAAAAGTACACTATCGAATTCATACGGGAGAAAAACCATACCAATGTGATATGTGTGGTAAATCGTTTGCACGAAATACTCATCTAAAAGTACACCGTCGAACTCACACAGGAGAAAAGCCATACCAGTGTGATATGTGTGGAAAATCGTTCACTCAGAATATTCATCTAACAGCACATCATCGAACTCACACGGGAGCAGtggagtaa